In Akkermansia muciniphila, the DNA window AAGGTTCCCGCCGCTGAAACGGTTGCTCCTTCCGTGACCCCGGCTCCCGCCGCCCCCGTTGAAAAGACCCCCGCTCCCGAGGCTTCCCAGAAGCCGCAGGCTGCCGCTCCGGTCAAGGTCAAGCGTGAATCATTCCGCCCCAACCGCAGCCCTGAACAGCAGGAACGCCATGAACAGCACGGCGGAGACACCTTTGCCCAGCCGGAAACCGTGGGCGGAGCGTCTGAAGGCACCTTCAACAAGCGCAAGCGCCGCCGCCGCAATAAAAAGGGCAACGGCTCCGAAGACCGCCAGCCCATGCAGGAATCCGCTTCCTTCAAGCATCTGGACGGCAAGAAAGTGGCCGCCCGGGCCTGGAAGATGTTCCTGGCGGAAGTGTCTGAAGAAGGGCTTGCCCTGATGGATGACCAGACGGCGCGTGAAGCCGCCCGCCGCGCCTTCCGCTGCGCGGAATTCTTCATGATGGAGGAATCCCGCCGCAAGCAGTCCCAGAAGGGCGCCCCCCAGCAGCAGGAAAAAGCTTCCTCCCCGGAGGAAGAACGTGATTCCGAAGAAGAATCCGGCGAGGAATAATTACTCCCTGTTCCGTTTTCGCCCTGCGGCTTTTGCCGCGGGGCTTTTTTATGCCCCTGGAAATGCCGGGAACGCGGAGGCCGTTGCCCCGGAATGGGGTTGTCCCATTACGGCGGGTCTGTCCGCACGGCGTTTGGGAAGGGCAGGGCTTCCCGTATTCCGCCTGCCGGCAGGGTGAAGTATTCCGGACGGCTCCCGGCTTATTCTCTCTTAAACCTTTTTACCGCGCCATTTTCCGCTCTTGAGGTACCACCATGCCAGGATGATCAGGGAGAGGCCGTAAACGTGCTCGGAGAACCAGCAGAGGGCCACATCCGGCTTGAGCCTGATGACGATGAAATAAACGGCGGCGGTGTAAACGGCCAGGGACATCATCTCCATGATAAAGCCTGCCTTCGTATTGCCCGTGCCGGATACGGCATTGAACAGGATGAACGCCGGAGCGATGACCAGGGTGGAAGTGGCCATCACGTACACGGAATTGACGCTGGCGGCGATCAGGGACGGGTTATCCGTGAAAACCCTGAGGACGGGTTCCGGAAACAGGCACAGGACGATAAGCAGGGGAACCAGGATGGCGTATGTCAGGTTGACCGTCATGCCGCAGGTCCGGAACACGTAGCGCTGTTCCCCGGCGCCGATCTGGTTGCTGACGAGGGCTCCCGCTGTGGTGGCGAAGCCGCTGATCACCATGATGAGCATGGCGGAAATGTTGCGCACGATGTTGGTGACGGCCAGGGGGCGTTCCCCCAGGTGTTCGATCGCCAGGAAAAAGATGAACCAGATGGAGACGGAAATGAAGGACTGCACCATGGTCCATCCGGAAATGGACAGCATGCCTTTCAGCAAATGGGGGCGGAATGTAAACGCCCTGCGGAAGCCGTACTTTCTCTTATCCGCCTTGGCGCCCGTGTAAAGGATGAAGAAGAGGAGGGAAACGGCCTCCGACACGCTGGAGGCGATGGCCGCCCCGGCAATGCCCATGACGGGAAAGCCACCTTTGCCGAAGATGAGGCAGTAATTCAGCACCACGTTGCTGAGGAGCATCACGATGGAATTGACCGTGAGAATCTTGGTCTGGGTAATTCCCACGTAATACGCGCGGAACATCACGCAGAGGAAGGAGAAGAAGACGCCGTAGGTGCGCCAGTGGATATAATCCACCGTGGCACCGTACACCTGGGGGGATTCAATGATGTCCCGCAGGATGATGGGGGAAAAATACTGGGAGGCGGTAAAAAGGGCCACTGCCAGGGCCAGCATGAAGTAACAGCCCTGTACCATGGTGGGCCCGATGCGGTTGTACCGCCGCTCTCCGTTGCGGCGCGCGATGATGATCTGCGCCCCGAAGCCGAAGCCGAAGGCCAGCATGAACATGGCCATGTAATACACGCCGCCCAGAGCGCACGCGCCCAGCGCCACGTCCCCCACGCGCCCCAGGAAAACGGCGTCCGTCAGGCCGATCATGTGCTCAATGATCAGGCTGATCATGAGGGGATAGGACATCAGCCATATCTTTTGATAGGAAATAGAGGAAGGATTATTCATAACAAGGGCGCGCTGCGGGCTTGATTTGCCGGGAGCAGGCGCTAAAGGTCCGGCATTCTTGACGCAAACCGGATTCATGCAAGAAAGAAATGCGTTTGTTTTCCATGTATGTCATGAAAAACGGCAGAAGGAAACGCAGGTCAGCTGAGGGGCAGCCGGGTTTCCGGATACCGGAGCGGGGACTTGGTAGGCTGTTTCATGAAAGCCAGAACAAAGGCCACCATTCCCACGCGGCCCACGATCATGTTGAACACAATGATCCATTTGCCTGCATCACTGAGTTCCGGCGTGACGTTCCAGGAGAACCCCACCGTGGCAAAGGAGCTCACCACCTCAAAAAACAGGCGTTCCAGGCTAAGGGCCGGCTCCGCAAAGCACATGACTGTGGTGATCATCCCCACCCAGGCCCCGGCCAGGATGACGGTGATGACGGCGCGTTCCACCACGCTGCGGGCGATTCTCCGCTTGTTCATCACCACGTCCTGCTTGCCCTGCAAAATGCGCGCCACCTCCCCGCAGGAAACGGCGAACGTGGTGGTGTGGACGCCGCCCGTAGTAGAACCGGGATTGCCGCCGATGAACATGAGCGCCGCCAGGAACAGCGCATACGGGATGCTGTTAAGCGCCATGTCTGAAATATTGAAGCCGGCGGTGCGGGCCGTGGCATTGAACAGGCTCTCCCACAGAATCCAGTACCAGGGATCGGCTGAAGTGAACAGGCTGCCGTCAATCATCTTGGTCAGGAACAGGATCAGCCCTCCGCCCAGCACCAGCGCCGCTGTCATGCGCACGACCAGCCAGCTGTACGTGGACCAGTGGCGGCTGATGGTGTTCCGGTTGTCCCAGCCCAGGGCCACCCGCGCCCTGCGGACGATTTCCAGGTACATGGCAAAGCCCAGGCTTCCGCAGAGCACCATGACCATGATGGTAATCTGGCCTCCCATGTTATAGGCTACGTCCGGCGTAGCCAGGTTGTCTGCAAACAGGCTGAACCCTGCATTGCAGAAGCCGGAAACGGAATGGAACACGGCATACCACCAGAGGGTGTCCCCCTCCAGCCCGGGCACGTTTCTCCAGGAGAAATAAAGGGCGATGGCCCCCAGAGCCTCCACCCCGAACGTGACGGCGATGATGTTTTTAATGAACCGGTCCACCTGGGCGATGCCTTCTTCGTCCAGCAGGTTGCTGATGGTGACCTTGGAACGCAGGCTCAGGCCCTGGCCCACCATCAGGGAGACGAAATAGGTGAACGTCATGATGCCGAAGGCGCCCACCTGGAAAAGCACCAGCAGGATGGTCTGCCCGTAATTGGTGAAATGCTCATGGACGTTCAGGGGCACCAGCCCTGTGACGCATACGGCGCTGGTGCTGATGAAATAGGCGTCCGTTGGAGAAAGCACGATGCCATCCTTGGTGGCTCCCGGAGACATGAGCAGGGTGCCTCCCAGCGTGATGAAGACCACCAGGGTAAGCAGGAAAAGCAGGGCCGGGCGGATGCGGGGCATGTGAAACCCCCGGTTCCTGCGGGCCACGCGGAAAAAATACTCCTTCAGGTTCAGCAGGGGGGCTGCTCCGTAACAGAGGCAGAGGACGCGGAAAATGTTCTGGAGCTCTATTCTGGAAATAAAAGTGGAATTGAAAAAATTCCCGGCCAGCATCACCAGAATGATGATGCCCAGCCCCAGTTCCATCCACCGCGGGTTCCGGATGGACCTGGAAAGCCACTTCTCCCGCAGGATGCCGAGAACCCCGGTAAGCTGGCCGAGCACCAGCAGGGACAGGATTTCCCGGAAATAACGCAGGGAAAGCTGGTCCTCATGAATCTCGCCGAAGCCGTTCCACCACAGCAGCCACATCAGGGCAGCCAGCGTACACAGGCCGAACCCCATTTCCATGACCTCAAAACGGTTCAATAGCGGTTTTTCCCTCGTCTCATTCACAAGCCTGAAATGGTGGTGCCTCTGATTCCGGAGCGAGACTACTGCATACCGGAGGATTTGAGAAGCCCTTATATCGTTTCCATGCCGTGCGGAGCGGCACGGAGGCGGAGGCCCGGAAAAATATTTTTTTCCATGTGCAGGAAAATAGTTGCCAATCCGCCGCCGCCGTGCATAATAAGCCCCGTTCTTACCAAACCATGTGCGCTCGTGGCGGAATTGGTAGACGCGCTAGATTCAGGTTCTAGTGGGGGTTCCCCCGTGAAGGTTCGAGTCCTTTCGGGCGCACCAAACAAGGCCCTGCAAGTTAACTGCTTGCAGGGCCTTACTGGTTTCTTGGGGCAGAGTATGTTGCTTTTTTAATTGTGTGGATTCCGGAAGGTTGAAACGGCATGGTGGCGGGTGGTTTTGCAGGGGGTGGAATGAACGCGGGGAGCGCCGGATTTGTCTGTAGTCCATAGGAAGCTTTCATCCCATGTTCCCCGTTAAATGTTTTGTCTTTTCCGCCGCCCTTGTTTTATTTCTTACAGGCGCTTTCGCTGCATCCGGTGATGCGGAGGCGAAGATTGAGGATGTCGCCTCGTTCAAGGGGGCGCAGGTGACCGGGGTTACGGTGACGGACAAGGGCCGGATTTTTGTCAATTTTCCCCGCTGGAGGGAGCATATTCCGTGCTCGGTGGCGGAGGTGGGTAAAGACGGCGGTTACACTCCTTATCCGGATGAAAAGACCAACCGATGGGGAAAAGGCGCGCCCGGGGACGGGGATGCGTTTGTGTGCGTGCAGTCCGTGGTGGCAGACGGGGACAGGCTTTACGTGATTGATACGAAGAACCCCATGATCGGCAAGACCGTCGCCGTGCCCACGCTGTACGTGTATGATCTCAACACGGACAAGCTTGTCAGGAAGTACCCCCTGGCGCAGTCCACCAGGCCGGGGTCCTATGTGAATGACCTGCGCGTGGACCGCGACCATGGCAAAATTTATTTTACGGATTCCAATGATCCGGGCCTGATCGTACTGGATATGGAGAGCGGAGAGAATTACCGCATGCTGGACCGTCACCCCTACACGACCGCGGAACAGGACCACATCACCATAGGCGGCAGGAGGCATGACGGGAAAGTCCATTCCGACGGGATTGCCCTGGACCGGAAGAACGGCATTCTTTATTTCCACGCCCTGACGGGTAAAACCCTGTACGGGATTCCGACAAGCCAGCTCATTGGCCGTCATGTGGATGAAGGGAAGATTTCATCCATGAAGACGCCTTTCCCGGATGGAATGATCATGGATGACCGGGGCAATCTGTACATGGGGGACCTGGAGAAGAGCCGCATCGTTTACGTCACTCCGGACCGCGGGGAGATCAAGGTGCTGGCTTCCGGGGACGGCATCAGCTGGCCTGATACGTTCAGCATCCATGACGGCTATCTTTACTTTACCAATTCCCGCATCCAGGAGGCCGGAGGGGATATTTCCAACATGGAGTTCACGCTGAAAAGGGTGAAACTGCCGGAATGAGGGGTTTTCACCGGAACGTTCCGGAAGGGTGCGGTTCATCTTCCTTTACATGAAGGGGCGCCGGGGCTATGGTCCCCGCGTTTTTCAGGAAGGCAATGATTCTTTTCAACTGTGACTATAGCGAAGGCGCCCATGCGGATATTCTCCGCAGGCTGGCGGAGACGAATATGGAGCAGACGGCCGGGTACGGGGAGGACCCCTATTGCGAACGGGCCCGGGAGCTGATCTCCGGCTTGTGCGGCAGAACGGACCTGGATATTCATTTCCTCATTGGCGGAACGCAGACCAATTTCACGGTGATTGCAGCGGCGCTGCGCCCCCATCAGTGCGTGCTGTGTGCGGATGCGGGCCATATCAACGTTCATGAATCCGGCGCCGTGGAGGCTTGCGGCCACAAGGTTTCCGCCATTCCCACTCCGGATGGGAAGCTCACGGCCCGGCAGATTGAGGAGGCATGGCATGCCCATTGGGACGATGAAACCCATGAACACATGCCGCAGCCCAGGATGGTTTATATTTCCCAGCCAACAGAGCTGGGAACCATTTATTCCCGGAAGGAACTTCAGGAGATTTCCGAAGTCTGCCGCCGCCGGGGGCTGTACCTGTACATGGACGGCGCGCGCCTGGGCTACGGCTTGTGTGATAAGGATAATGATCTGGATTTGCCAGCGATTGCCTCCCTCTGCGACGCCTTTTACATTGGCGGCACGAAAGTCGGCGCCCTGTTCGGGGAAGCCCTGGTCCTGCGCCACGACGCCCTGAAGGAGGATTTCCGCTATATCATGAAGCAGAAGGGCGGCCGCCTTGCGAAAGGCAGGCTTCTGGGCATCCAGTTTCTGGAACTGTTCCGGGACGGCCTTTATTTCCGGCTGGCTGCCCATGCGGACCGCCTGGCCGTGATGCTGCGGGATTTCTGCCGTTCCAGGGGGCTTGCGCTTCCTGTTGCCAGCGGGACGAACCAGCAGTTTGTCACGATGCCCGATTCCGTTCTGGATGAATTGAGGAAGAAGTACGGCTTTGCCTACCTGCGCCGGGAGGATGAAACCCACAGCACGGTGCGTTTCTGCACAAGCTGGGCCACGCGGGAGGAAGATGTGCGGGAGTTGATGGCGGATATCGCCCGCTTGTGCTGAAATTCCCTTCCTGCCGGGGATGCCGGAAGATACGGGGAGAGGCTTTTTCCTCGTCCGTTTGCGGAGAAGTATTTTTTGTCTTTCCGGGGCGCAAAGGATAAGTCATGATGCGGCTATGTCCTTAACAGTGCGACAGGAATGGCAGGGGCGGATTTCCCGCATGCAGTGGCTGCTGAATGCCGTGATAGCGGTGGAGTGCCTCTGCATCCCCTTTTTTGCCGCCGGGGCGGTGGTGGGGATGGTGTGGTACGGCGGCCGCAGGCTGGGGGCGGACTGGGGATTGCTGGCGGGAGTGTCCCTTTCCGCCGCGGTTTTATTTCTGGCGGCGTGGGGATGGATGCGGCTCCGGGGGCGTTTTTTCAGCAGGCGTGATGCGGCGGCTTTCCTGGATGAACAGATGGGGCTGCACGCGGCGTTGAGCGCCGGAGAGGAGTGGGGGGATTCCGTGGAGAACGTTGGAGAAGACGTGCGGAAGAATTCCGTGCTGCGGGTGCGCTCCGTGTGGTGCCTGGGCTGGCTGGCGGGAGGCGCGGCGCTGATGGCCTGCGGGGCTCTTTTGCCGCTGCCCGTTCAGCAGGTTGCGCAGCAGCTTCCGGACCTGCCGCCCGTCCTGGCCCAGGTGGAGGAAGCCCTGGACCGCATGGCGGAAATGGAGAGTGTGGACGGGAAGAGCCTGGAGCCTTTCCGGGAGCAGTTGGAGGAGTTGAAACAGATGTCCCGGAATGAGATGTATTCCCATGCGGGCCTGGAAGCGGCGGATGCCCTGAAGGAGAAGACGGCGGCAGCCGTTGCCGGATTGTCCAACCAGATGTACCAGGCGGATTCCGCGCTGTCCCTGCTGGACAGCAGGAATGGAGCATCCAGCCCGGAGGCCATGCAGTCCCTCCAGGAGGCGTTGAAGGGGATGGAGCCTCTCTCGCTTCAGCCGGGCGGCATCATGAGCCGCCAGCTTCAGGATTTGAAGGGTTCCCTGCCTTCCCGGCAGATTGATCCGGAGACGGCCCGCCGTCTGAAGGAGCAGCTGGAACGCGCCGCCCAGCAGCTGCGGAGCATGTGCGGGCAGTGCGGCATGTCCTTGATGGCGTCACCGGATGAAAACTCCGTGGTGAAGTCCGGTCAGGGGGGAGGGGACGGAACTGAACCGGGCAGCGGCGGAGTGAGCCGCGGGCGCGGGGACGCTCCGCTGGCTTTTGGCATGGAGGAGCGCGAACAGCTTGATACGGTTTCCAGACGGGCGGTGAATGAGGATTTGAGCCGCGCCGCGCTGGGCGAGGCGGCGGGGGTGGAAACGGCGGCTCCCTCTCCGGAAGGGGAGAGGGAAGGCCTGGAACACGGCGGCCGGGGAACGCGCCCTGCCCGTGGGGGTGATGCCGTATGGTCGGACGACCTGACGCCTCAGGAACAGTCCGCGCTGAAGGGAATTTTCAAGTAGGCCTATTTTTCTCCGGTAGGGGAGGTGGGCGGGAGGTTCTGCGGCAG includes these proteins:
- a CDS encoding MATE family efflux transporter yields the protein MNNPSSISYQKIWLMSYPLMISLIIEHMIGLTDAVFLGRVGDVALGACALGGVYYMAMFMLAFGFGFGAQIIIARRNGERRYNRIGPTMVQGCYFMLALAVALFTASQYFSPIILRDIIESPQVYGATVDYIHWRTYGVFFSFLCVMFRAYYVGITQTKILTVNSIVMLLSNVVLNYCLIFGKGGFPVMGIAGAAIASSVSEAVSLLFFILYTGAKADKRKYGFRRAFTFRPHLLKGMLSISGWTMVQSFISVSIWFIFFLAIEHLGERPLAVTNIVRNISAMLIMVISGFATTAGALVSNQIGAGEQRYVFRTCGMTVNLTYAILVPLLIVLCLFPEPVLRVFTDNPSLIAASVNSVYVMATSTLVIAPAFILFNAVSGTGNTKAGFIMEMMSLAVYTAAVYFIVIRLKPDVALCWFSEHVYGLSLIILAWWYLKSGKWRGKKV
- a CDS encoding TrkH family potassium uptake protein translates to MNETREKPLLNRFEVMEMGFGLCTLAALMWLLWWNGFGEIHEDQLSLRYFREILSLLVLGQLTGVLGILREKWLSRSIRNPRWMELGLGIIILVMLAGNFFNSTFISRIELQNIFRVLCLCYGAAPLLNLKEYFFRVARRNRGFHMPRIRPALLFLLTLVVFITLGGTLLMSPGATKDGIVLSPTDAYFISTSAVCVTGLVPLNVHEHFTNYGQTILLVLFQVGAFGIMTFTYFVSLMVGQGLSLRSKVTISNLLDEEGIAQVDRFIKNIIAVTFGVEALGAIALYFSWRNVPGLEGDTLWWYAVFHSVSGFCNAGFSLFADNLATPDVAYNMGGQITIMVMVLCGSLGFAMYLEIVRRARVALGWDNRNTISRHWSTYSWLVVRMTAALVLGGGLILFLTKMIDGSLFTSADPWYWILWESLFNATARTAGFNISDMALNSIPYALFLAALMFIGGNPGSTTGGVHTTTFAVSCGEVARILQGKQDVVMNKRRIARSVVERAVITVILAGAWVGMITTVMCFAEPALSLERLFFEVVSSFATVGFSWNVTPELSDAGKWIIVFNMIVGRVGMVAFVLAFMKQPTKSPLRYPETRLPLS
- a CDS encoding L-dopachrome tautomerase-related protein, producing the protein MFPVKCFVFSAALVLFLTGAFAASGDAEAKIEDVASFKGAQVTGVTVTDKGRIFVNFPRWREHIPCSVAEVGKDGGYTPYPDEKTNRWGKGAPGDGDAFVCVQSVVADGDRLYVIDTKNPMIGKTVAVPTLYVYDLNTDKLVRKYPLAQSTRPGSYVNDLRVDRDHGKIYFTDSNDPGLIVLDMESGENYRMLDRHPYTTAEQDHITIGGRRHDGKVHSDGIALDRKNGILYFHALTGKTLYGIPTSQLIGRHVDEGKISSMKTPFPDGMIMDDRGNLYMGDLEKSRIVYVTPDRGEIKVLASGDGISWPDTFSIHDGYLYFTNSRIQEAGGDISNMEFTLKRVKLPE
- a CDS encoding threonine aldolase family protein, with the translated sequence MILFNCDYSEGAHADILRRLAETNMEQTAGYGEDPYCERARELISGLCGRTDLDIHFLIGGTQTNFTVIAAALRPHQCVLCADAGHINVHESGAVEACGHKVSAIPTPDGKLTARQIEEAWHAHWDDETHEHMPQPRMVYISQPTELGTIYSRKELQEISEVCRRRGLYLYMDGARLGYGLCDKDNDLDLPAIASLCDAFYIGGTKVGALFGEALVLRHDALKEDFRYIMKQKGGRLAKGRLLGIQFLELFRDGLYFRLAAHADRLAVMLRDFCRSRGLALPVASGTNQQFVTMPDSVLDELRKKYGFAYLRREDETHSTVRFCTSWATREEDVRELMADIARLC